GGCGATCTCGGCCACATCCAGCCCCTTGATCGCGAACAGCGCCACATCGGCCTCGGCAGCGGTCAACCGCCATTCGACAAACCGGGTGCGGATCAGGGCCCCCATCGCCCCGCGCGCGGCAGTGATCAGCGCCTGATCCTGTCGCGCGCGTTCGATCAGGGAGCGGACATGGATGGCGCCCACCACCACCCCGGCAGCCAGCGCCAGCGTGGCGAGCAATTCGATCGACAGGTGCCAGCCCAGACCCGCCTCGGCAATGTCACCGGCTACATCAAGGGTGAAGAACATCGCCGCCAGCACCTGACAGCCCAGTACCAGCGTCAGGATCAGGGCTTTGCGTTCCAGAGATCGGGTCGCAGGTTGCATTGGGCCTGTTTACCGTCGGCCGGGCAACATGGCCAGCACCAGCCCGCGCCCCGAGCGTCGCGTTTCAAAGACGACCCCGCCCAGATGCAACACGATCAGCAGGTAGAGCAGG
The genomic region above belongs to Novosphingobium sp. IK01 and contains:
- a CDS encoding helix-turn-helix transcriptional regulator; this translates as MQPATRSLERKALILTLVLGCQVLAAMFFTLDVAGDIAEAGLGWHLSIELLATLALAAGVVVGAIHVRSLIERARQDQALITAARGAMGALIRTRFVEWRLTAAEADVALFAIKGLDVAEIAALRGSAQGTVRAQLTRIYAKAGITSQTGLIALFMEELIDPAFAPGKESTHG